The sequence TACTATGCGGTTGATACGTTCTTTGTTTCGGATGGTTATGTGAAGGTGCTCAAGTACACAGGAAGGGTTGAAGTAACGATAGAAAATCCATCACCCGAAAATTCAAAGTACATTGCCATAGGACTGCCAGTACTCTTTGAAGGGGCTGAAATGAGTGACTTCACTCCAGAGTACACAATGAAATACAGTGAATACGTTGATAAGATTCTCTCTCAATATGCCCAATACGTTAGGGACTACATGCCTGAGTACTTGAACAGAACATCTGAAGGCAGCTCGGATACTCTCTCAGAGCTTTCTTCTAGGATAGTTGTTTCCTCTGGAACTGGTTTACTTTCGGAAAGCAAAGAAGAACCCAAGTTGGAGGAGATATCTAAAAAACCTGAGCTAAAATTTGATTATCCGGTTTGGATAGTGTTTTTAGGTAATAAGCTTGAAATCACATATAACGTCAAATGGGAAAATCTCATGAGGGTGAGTGAATTTGGAGGAGAAAAAGAAAAAACGTTCAGGCTTATCATGGATAGAAGAGATCTTAAGTGAAGAAGCAGCTCCTTTAGAAGATATAATAAAAGAAGAACAAAGAGAAGAAAAACCCAATGCCAAGGAAGAACTATCTCCAACTGTGCCAGAAATTAAAACTCCTTCAAGATCCTTATCTGCTGAGAGCAGGGGAGGGAGTAGCTTAGAGGAGATATTGAAGTCCACAAGAGGCTCACCAAGAGTTCCCATCCCTACATATTATGGAGAGGAAGTGAAGGTTCTTGATGTATATGGAAATGTGAGGATCCTTAGAGTTAAGGGAGAACCGATCCCAATTTATGAAATACGCCTTCCAAAATTGAGTGAAGAGGAAGAAAAACTCGTGAAAATCGTTAGGGATAGGGCAATTGCAGAGATACAAATAGACCCCGAGAGCATTCCCGATCCGGAGGAAAGGAGGAGAATATTTGGGAGGGTTGTAAAAAACATAATGCGCGAACTTGCCCCTGCTATTTCTGAGGCAAGGATGGAAATTCTTGTAAATATGGTTGTCCAGAACATGATAGGTTATGGAAAACTTGATCCCCTCGTTAGGGACGATAACTTGGAAGAAGTTATGGTTATAGGAACAAGAAGACCAGTATACGTGTGGCACAGAAAGTTTTACATGTGCAAAACCAATATCGTTTTTGATGATGAGAGGGAGATATTAAACATTATTGAACGTATAGCAAGGCAGGTTGGGAGAAGAATTGATCAGCAAACCCCGCTCTTAGATGCTCGTTTGCCTGACGGAAGTAGAGTAAACGCAACTATTAGGCCAGTTAGCTTAGATGGGCCTACGTTAACCATAAGAAAATTCAAAAAAGATCCCCTTACGATAATTGATCTCTTGAAGTATGGCACCTTTAATTTAGAAATAGCATCTCTGCTTTGGGTTTTTGTTGACGGTCTTGGAGTTAAGCCCGCAAACGTCCTTGTTGCCGGAGGTACTGGTTCGGGTAAAACTACCACTCTTAACGCATTGGCAATGTTCATTCCTCCAAGTGAGCGTGTTATAAGTATTGAAGATACTGCAGAACTTCAATTGCCAATTGAGCACTGGGTAAGGCTTGAAACAAGGCCTCCAAACATAGAAGGAAAGGGAGAAATAACCATGGATGATCTCGTTAAGAACACCCTAAGAATGCGTCCAGATAGAATTATCGTCGGTGAGGTCAGAGGTCCTGAGGCAAGAACGATGTTCACGGCAATGAATACAGGGCATAATGGAGCGCTTTACGACTTCTCGGTTATTCAGCTCTCTAATGGGAAATTCGTGCTTATAGGAGATTTGGTTGAGGAACTCTTCAAGAAGTATTCTGATAGAATTGAGACATATAAAGACCTTGAGTACATAGTACTCGATGAAAAAGATCGCTTTGAGGTCGTTAGCGTCGGCCCAGACCTAAAAGCGGGTAAGCATATTGTTTCAAGAGTTTGGAGAAGGAAAGTCAGAGAGGGAGAAAGGCTGATGCGCATAAAGACAAGAACGGGCAATGAGGTAATACTTACCAAGACTCATCCATTCTTTGTATTCTCCAAGGGGGATGTCGTTAGGAAAGAGGCGGAGAAGCTTAAAGTTGGAGATAGGGTTGCTGTAATGATGAACCCTCCTAAGCCGCCTCAGCGCAGGGCAATTGTGGACCCCAGCATTTATGTAAAAATAAGTGATTACTATCTCGTCCCCAATGGAAAGGGAATGGTAAAAATTCCTAATGAAGGTCTTCCTCCTGAGAAGGTCCAATATCTGTCATCGGTAAATTCACACCATGTGAAGTTGGTTAGGGAGGTTAATGAAAAGCTCTCATATATCGCTGGAGTTATTCTTGGCGATGGATATATATCATCGGGGGGATATTACATTTCAGCTACATTTGACGATGAAGATTACATGGAGGCGTTTGTAACTGCGGTTTCGAAGTTTGTACCTAACTACGTACCCCGCATGAAGAATGATGGAAAAAGCACAGTTGTAACTGTTGGTTCGAAGATTTTCGCTGAAATGCTTTCTAGGATATTCGGAATACCTAAGGGTAAAAAATCTGGGATATGGGATGTTCCGGATGTTGTTCTCTCAAACGATGAGCTCATGAGGTACTTTATAGCTGGGCTCTTTGATGCCGATGGATATGTGGATAAAAACGGACCCTCCATAATTTTGGCTACTAAGAGCGAAAATGCAGCAAGAAAAATCTGGTATGCTCTCCAAAGGCTGGGGATAATAAGCACAGTCTCCCGTGTAAAGAACAGGGGCTTCAAAGAGGGCGAAATATTTAGGGTAATCATAAGTGGAGTTGAGGATCTTACTAAATTCGCAAAATTTATCCCTCTATGCCATTCAAGAAAAAGGGCCAAACTTATGGAAATCTTAAACACCAAGAAGGCATACCGTGGAAGAAAAACATACAGAGTTCCGATATCGAGTGAAATGATAACTCCCATCCGCCGGAGGTTAGGACTGACAATTGCAGAGCTTTCAAAGTTAGCTTCTTATTACGCAGGGGAAAAAGTTTCTGAGGGCCTTATCAGACATATAGAAAAAGGAAGAGTTAGAGAAATAAGGCGTTCTGCACTTAAGGGAATAGCCCTTGCTCTTCAGCAGGTGGCCAAAGACATCGGTGATAAAGAAGCTTGGGTAATGGGGAAGAGACTCCAACTGCTAGCCGAAGGAGATGTCTATTGGGATGAGGTTGTAAGTGTTGAAGAAGTTGACCCGAGAGAGCTAGGTATTGAATACCTCTATGATCTCACGGTAGAGGACGACCACAATTATGTAGCCAATGGAATACTGGTTTCCAATTGTATGGGTACAATCCACTCTAACTCTGCCAGAGAAACAATCGTAAGGCTTGAGAGTCCACCTATGAACGTTCCAAGAATCATGATTCCTGCTTTGGATGTTATCATAATGCAGGTAAGGTTCAACAACAGGAAGAAAGGAACAATAAGAAGGATTACCGAGATAGCTGAGGTTTCCGGAATAGAGGGAGAAAGCGTTCAGCTGAACACTATCTATAAGTACAATCCAGCAAAGGACGAGCTTTATCACACGGGAGTTCCGAGTAGAGTTCTGAACCAGCTTGCTGAGCATACAGGTTTAACAATGGATGAGCTCCTAGAGGAAAGGATAAAGAGAGAAGTTGTCCTCCAGTGGATGGTAGAGAAGGGAATAAGAAGCATAGAAGAGGTCGGGCACTACATTAGAGAATTCTACATTGATCATGAAGAGTTGCTGAGAAGAATAGAGAGGGATGCCTCAATTGAGCTAACTGAGAAAGTTAGAACAGTCATCTAGGGTGAGAAGATTTGGGGATAAAAGAGAAAATACTTAAATTCATTGAAAGGCTGGGTGAAAAAACCATAGAGGTTAGCGAACGCCCTATTTCAAGAATTCCTAAAACCCTAACGCTCCAAGAGAGACTTCAACTCCTGAAAAAACTTCAAGAGGAAGTCTCTCAGGAGAGAGAAGAAAAATACGAAAAAGAACTTGAAGAGATTGTCGAATGGAGAAAAAGAGAGCTAGAGGAATCTTTCACCCATAGATTCTCAGAATTTATGCTTAGGCACTTTAGAGGTCCGGTTGAATCATTTACAAAGTCTCTAAAGGGACTCGACTATGATCTCGTGAGGGCTAACATTAAAATGAGTAAAGAGCAGTTCGTTGCATTGATGCTGGGTGTTTCCATTTTCACTGCAATTTTTGCTTTTTTAATGGGCGTTCTCCTCCTCATGCCAGCTGACATCTCCCTGATGCTTGGGATACTTGGCTTTATTGGTGGTTTCCTGTATATGAGGAACTACCCAAGGATAGTCTGGCGGAGAAGGGTTGTAGAGGTAGAAAAAGCCCTTCCATATGTTTTGAGACACATGGCATCGCTCTTAAGTGCTGGAGTTGGTATAGCTGAGGCAATGGTATCGGTTGCCAATGCGGATTATGGACCCATATCCGAGGAATTTGACCTCATGATAAGAGACATGCACGGAGGAACATCCTTTGAAGATGCATTAATGAGGTTTGAGGAGAGAATGGCATCCGAAAACGTTAGTAGAGTTGTAAAGCAGATCCTTAGGGCCACAAAATTCGGTGGAAACTTGGCGGATATCCTCTACAAACTTGCCGAAGACTTTTCCTTTGAATACAGAATGAAGCTTGTGGAGTACATCCAAAAGGTGAACGGTGTTGCCTTTGTCTATATGTTCATAACCATAATAATGCCAACGCTATTTGTTGTGGCGATACTGGCTGCTTCATTAATGACCAGGGCGTTAGTAATGCCCGTCCAAGGGTTAGCTGTTATCCTGCTCTTTGGGTTCCCAGCTATTTCAACCCTCGTCGTGTTTATGATAAAACGTAGTGAACCGAGGTGATTAAATTTGGCTGAAATTAAATTCCTCCGACCTCTTGCAAAGGCTCTTGAAAAACTACTCCCCACAAGGTGGGTCAGAAGGTACGAGCTCTTCCTGTACTCAGCGGGAATATCATTTTTAGCGCTTGAATTTTTGTTGGTATCTTTATTGCTGGCAGGGTTGGTCGGGATAATAGCTTTCATACTGTCCCCTGTTAAGATCTATGCTCTCCCGGTGTTCCTCGGTTTGTTTTTAGGGATTGCATGGGTTTATCCCTATTATTTGCTGACCAAGAAGATAGAAGACATGGAGAAAAACTTGCCCGATGCTTTCTTCTATCTTGCGAGCTCTTTGAGAGCTGGAGTTTCTTTCTCTGAAGCTTTGGAAGAAGCATCAACTGCAAGGTTTGGAGCATTAACAGAGGAATTCAAAAGAACAGTACAGGAGATAAAGAAGGGTAGAGCAACAATAGAAGCCCTGAGGGCTTTTGCAGTAAGAAACAAGAGATCTTCGGTAATTTATCGCTCCACAATGATTATCATAGAGGCTTATGAGAGAGGAGCCCCAATGGCTGATGTACTTGTGGCGGTTGCCAACGACGTCCGTGAAATACTGAGAATAAAAAAGGAGAGGAAAGCCTCAACCGGAATGCAAGCAATGTTCTTTATAATTGCAAGCGGCTTCATAGGGCCATTCATCCTAGGGGTTGTATCCCAGATTATGGGTGGCATGAACACTCCTGAAGTGGGACTTAATTTGCCGTTAGAAGCGATAAAAAACGTTTCTCTTGCGTTTGTGGCAATACAAGCTATAGTTTCGGGGTTAGGAATTGGAATAATAAGAGAAGGAAAGTTCTCTGCAGGCTTCAAGTACAGCGCAATGTTGGCTATACTCGGAGTTGTGATATTCCTTGTGGCTACCAGGGTTCAGATATCAGGATTCATCTGATTCTGGCTTTGCCTTTTCTATATCAACTATTTCCACTTCAAATGTTAGTGTCTTGCCTGCCAGTGGGTGGTTAAAGTCCAAAGTGACGTTTTCTTCAGTAATTGCAGTTATCCTTGCTATCCCACTATCGGTCATTATGTACGCTCCCTCTACTGGTTCTATGCCGGCTTTTTCAAACTCCTCTATTGGGACTTCAATTATCAAGTCATCTCTTGGCATCCCGTATCCTTTCTCGGGGGGAACCACTATAGTCTTTTTCTCTCCAATTTCCATTCCTATAAGGGCTTCATCCATTCCGGGGATAAGTTCACCAACACCAACGTTAGCTCCAAGGGGCCCGTATGTTCTGTCTTCCACATAAATGCCTGCTTCCTTGGCGATATCCTCATAAGTTGTATCAAATATTTCTCCGTTTTCAAACCTTCCAACGTAGTTAAAAACCACAAAATCTCCTTTTTCAACTTTCATTCTTTTCACCAACTAAATTTCTTCAAGCTTAACTCTTCCACGAGCTTTATAACATTTTTGGTCAGCATTATACAATTTTGTGAAAAGTATATATACCACTTTGACCAAAAAGTTAATGGGTGATTTTGTATGGGGGAGTTTGCAGAGATGCTTAAAAGAGAATTTGGTGGGTTGGAAGCAAAAGAAATATACTCAACAAAACTCGGTAATAGGAGCGTTGAAATACTTGAGGTTGAAGCAAAGGGGTCAAGGTTTCTTGTGATGTTTCAAGACGAGCCTATGAAACATGATCTACACAGATGGTCGTTAATAATAACCAGTGCGAACAACACCAGAACTATCCAAGGGATGGATAAACTGGATACGCTAAAAATGAGAATCAAAGAAAACGTAAGGGCAATAATCGAAGGTCTTTAACTACTCCTCTGGGAGAATGTAGTAGATGTAGTGGGGCCTATTAGTGAACTCGTCTATGTAAACCACCACCCCATTTTTTGGAGGCTTTAGGTAGTGTACCTCTCCTTTTTTAGTTGTTACTGCTGCAAAAGCATCGCTTTTTCTTACCCTGTTTCCTACCCCAGCTATTATCGTGGAAACAAACCCTTCCACCGGGAGCAACATGAGTTCGTCTCCTTCATACAGTCTTATCTCGGTTCTTCTATCGGGGAGAACTATTCTCGCATCACAGAGCATTTTATGCTCGTATTTGTCCACATAAAAGTGAAACCTATCGTAGATTTCTTTTCGCAAAAATTTCGCTTTTTTAACGTCTATAAACTCCGGAAGCTTTTGTCCCTTTTGTAGTCTAATCTCTATGTTGTCTTGGATTATTATGCAATCAACTTTTGCCTCGTCTCCTTCAAAGCATTCTTCAAACTCTGCCTCAACGAACAATTGCGGGAGTTTTTCCATACTCTCACCCAACTTTTTCCAAGCTGTAAAACTTTTTAAACCTATCTTTACATAATTCTATGTGATGGTAGGTTATGAGACGTAGGTTGATGGCCCTATACCTGCTGATAATCCTGCTGATGGGCGCAATAGTAAGTTCTGAAGCTAAAATAGGTGAAATTAAGAAGGGCAACCAAGACTATTACCTAATAGGGCTTTTCTTTGCCATTTTAATAGTTCTTGGGGGCATAATACTAATCCAGATTTTCCTAACTGTTGGGGATCCTTTTGCGAAAAAAGGCCCGGAATACGGTGTAAACTGGGGTATCTTCCTCGCTATAATAATAGGCTCCATTATACTTGCTCTCCCCATTCTCTACAAGGTTTACAAAACTCCCCTCCCAAACATGACAGCAAACCGAAGTGAGGGGATTTACTACGTTAATCAGAGTTATCACGTTAGCTTCTACGAGAGGTATTTCCAAAATCCCTTTGGAGGGTCTTCAGAAGGTAGCGTTTACCTATATGTTCTCTTTGGAGTTCTTGTAATAACCCTCAGCTATGTTGCGGTGAGGTTTTATCTTGATTTGAGAGCGGCTAGAGAAAGGAGAAAACTTAAAGAGATCGTTGAACAATTTGATAAAAAATTAGAGGAAGAAGGTATAGACTTCCTGGGAGACCCAAACGAAATAGTGGTGAAGCTTTACAAGAATGCAGTAATCTGGCTTAGACTTTTGGGCATCCCCTACAGAGAAAGCTGGACTCATTGGGAGCACGCAGAGAAAGTAAAATATAAGCACGACGCATATGTAAAGCTTGCGAGGCTTTTTGAAAAAGCAAAATACGCACCGGAGAAAGTCACTATGGAAGATGCGAGGGAGGCTTATGAGCTTTACATGAAAATCAAGGGGGATGTAAATGAAGTTGAGGCTTAATCTTGCCCTGATCCTAACTGCTCCCTTCTTCTTAGTCGCAATCTTTGCAGGTTCGTATTTGGTTAGGTGGATAGCTGTTTTAGTAGCGGGAACAATGCTTTTGGCTTTTATGCTCGAAGAGGCTGAGCTTCCTTATATTCCAAGAAGGAGAGAACAGAAAAGAAGAAAAGAGGACTTTGAAAGGCTTGCAGATGTTATAAAAATGGCAAAAAAGGGCAGTGTTGCCAAGCAAATAGTTCTTGATTCCCTCTTGGAGATATATGAAATAATTGAAGAGGACAGAGAAAAAGCAAAAACAAAGGTTAGGGAGCTTAAAATAACTGGCTCTGGGAACAAGTTCCTTGAAGATCTCGAAAAAGTTCTTGAAATTGTGGAGGCGGATGTTAATGAGAGTAGAGGAAGTTTATGAAAAAGGAAATGAGATTTTAAATGAAGTTGGGAAGGCAATAGTTGGAAAAAGAGAAGTTCTAAAGCTTATGCTTGCAACAATACTAGCCGATGGGCACATTCTCATTGAAGACCTCCCAGGATTGGCAAAGACATTAATGGCAAAGAGCTTTGCCTCAGCACTAGGAGTTAAGTTCAAAAGGGTTCAATTTACACCCGATCTACTCCCCTCCGACATACTGGGAGTTAGCGTTTTCAACCAGAAAACCCTTGAATTCGAGTTCAAAAAAGGGCCGGTGTTTACAAACATACTTCTTGCCGATGAGGTCAACAGAGCACCCCCAAAGACTCAATCAGCTTTGCTTGAGGCTATGCAGGAAAGGCAGGTAACTATAGAGGGGAAAACCTACCAGCTTGAGAAGCCCTTTGTGGTAATAGCCACCCAAAACCCGATTGAGCAAGAGGGAACATATCCCCTGCCGGAGGCACAGCTCGATAGATTCCTCGTCAGGCTCAGGGTGGGTTACCCGACCAAGGGGGAGGAGCTTGAGATTCTCAAGAGGAGGATCGAGAGAAAGAAAGAAGAAGTGGATATAAACCAAGTAACCTCCGCTGAAGAAGTTGTAGAGATGCAGAGGGCAGTTGAGGATGTTTATGTGAGCGATGCCGTTCTTGAATACATAACCGAGATAGTGAGGGCAACTAGAGAAAACAAAAAGGAAATTGAAGTTGGAGCGTCTCCAAGAGGGAGCTTGGCATTGCTAAAGCTTTCGAGGGCATACGCTGCTTTGGAAGGCAGGGACTACGTTATCCCAGATGACGTGAAGAAAGTTGCTGTGCCTGCACTAAGTCATAGGCTCATACTGAAGAGGGAGCTTTGGTATACTCGGGTAAGCCAAGAGATTGTGATGGAGAGAATGCTTGAAAAAATACCCGTTCCAAAGTTTGAGTGATAGCTATGAGGGAGTTCTACCCGACTGGAAAAGCCCTTCAGCTTCTTCTTGCCCTATGGATAGGGGTACTCATAGCTTTCTTTACCCTTCGCTGGGATATGGTATATCTCCTCCTTCCGATACTTTGGCTGTTTTTCATAGCGGTTGCATTTTTTAAACCAAGGCTTGATGTGGAGATTAAGAGAATCCTGCCTCACGACAGAATTCTTGAAGGAGAAGCCGTGGAAGTAAGACTTACCGTAAAGTCCAACGAAAGAATTCCAAGCTTAAAGCTTGTGGATAGCACACCAGAGGAGCTTGAGGTTATTGAAGGTAAGAACGAGTTTTTGCTTTCCCTAAAAAAAGATGAAGTGAGAGAGCTTTCCTACAAGATTAGGGTACGCAGAGGAGTTCATGAGTTTAACTGGATATACTTGAGCTACCAAGATCCATTTGGATTTTTCAAAAGGGGCAAGGTGGTTGAGCTGTATGATGAGCTTATTGGTGTTCCGCTCATAGAAGATGTCATCACTCCTTACTCCACAAAGGGCACGAAAATAACCGTTGGCCCCTTGCCATCTCCGAGAATAGGTGAAGGAGTAGAGTTTCATGCTATAAGGGAATATCAGCCTGGAGATCCTTTCAAGATAATAAACTGGAAGGCAACGGCAAAAATGGGCAAAATAATGAGCAACGAGTATGAGAGCGAGAGAAAAGTTGATGTTGTGATAATAGTGGACGCTGGCTATTTGGGGGGTAGGGTTATAGACTACTCTGTGAGGGCTGCCGCTTCTCTTATGCTTGACTGTCTTAAAAACGGCACGAGCTTTGGTCTTTTGCTTTCGGAGAGCGTCCCCCTATGGGCTAGGGTAGATTATGGAAAAAGGCATTTCTTCAGATGTGTGGACATTCTAAGCACTGCTAGGCCGGATAAAAACAATCTAATTGCCTATCAGGTTGAACATCTTATAAGGACGCGCTTTCCTGCAAATGCCCAAATAATCTACATCTCACCCCTTGTTAGCGAAGAGAGCAGAAAAGCCCTTGAGATGATTTATCACTATGGATACAAGATAATAGTGATCTCTCCAGATCCATATTCGGCCATAGAGCCAAGAAGCAAAGAGGAAGAACTGGCGGTTAAGATGCTAGACCTCAAAAGAAAAGCATACTTGAGGAAGCTTTCCGCCTATGCCCTGATAATAGACTGGGATACCAAAAAGCCTCTTAGAAGTGCCATTGCAGAGGTGATCAAGCTATGAGGATAAAGTTCTCACCGATACCGCTTGTAATCTTGTTTTTCATCCTGCTTAGCTACAAACAGCTCCTCCCGGTCTTAGCACTTGCTCCCCTGGCGTTCCTCTCGTATTTCTTTGGCACATTATTTTTGATGGCCGTTATAGGCTTTCTGGTGTATTACAAGATAGGAGGTGCTCTGGGAGTTCTAATAGTGGCTTTAGCCTTAATCTTTATTGAGTCCGCTTACTTAGATAGGGAAAAAGCTCCCAGAGAGCATTATTTAATCTTGACCGTAGCTTCTCTATTGGCCCTTCCCACATATGCCCTCATAATGGGGCTCTCTTTGGTCATGCCCAAGTTCGAGGTCACTGCAGTTGCCGTTCTTATTCTAATTGCCCTCTATGTATTCTCAAGGATAGTCACGAGTGATTAGATGCTCCAGCTTCCTTTTTTCTTAAGCACCTCTCTTGCCCTCATCAATCCTTGCTTTATGCACTCCTCGAGGTTCTTTTCTCTTGCATAATAAGCTAGAAAGCCGCCAGCAAAAGCATCCCCAGCTCCGGTTGGATCCACGATTTCATCTACTGGAAGAGCATTGAACTTTTTGAAATCTTTCCCGTTATAAAGCAGAACCCCCTTTTCTCCCATGGTTACCACGACGATTTTAGCTCCCCACTTGTGAAGCTTTTCGGCGGCTTTTTTGATGTCCTCTTCTCCGGTTATCGTTTTTGCCTCTCTTTCGTTTGGAAAAACTACCTCCACTTTTGACACTATCTCCTTCATGAGATCTCTTTTTGTCTTGTATTCTTCCATGTATGTCGGGTTGAAATCTAGGGTAACCCTCTTACCTTTTAGTCTTTCTATAGCCTTTAGCTGCTCTTCTGGTGGTATTGGAGAGATATGAAATATTTTCGCATTTAGGTAATCTTCCGGAATCTCTGTTTCGCCCATCTTCTCTGCCACTCCCATCTCCACCGGCGCATCGACGCTCCCGTCTTCGTGGTAGATCATGTATATGTGCATTGTCTTTCCTTCGAGAACGTGAACTCCCTTAATGTCTAGGGTTCTTTCAAGGTTTTTCAGCCACTCCGTGGGGAAGTCCTTCCCAACCTTTGTAACCAATCCCACTTTGGCTCCACTTAGAGCGGCGGAAGTTGCAACAGCGGCAGCTGCCCCTCCTGGGAGGACTATCTCCCTCTTGTCTGGAAAGATTATGTGGTCAATCGCGACATGCCCGAGAACTATCAGATCCATGGCAAGCCCTCTTTGACCTAATTGGGAGGGTTTATTAAAGTTGCCCGAGTTTTTAACAAAAATAAGTTGTATGAAAATTACACAAAAACTTAAAAACAGAGAAGTCTAGTTGGTGTTATGCTTAGGGTAAAAGACCTTGGACAAAAGGAACTTGAGGTGCTTGTGAATTACGTCAGGGGGTTGAGGAATTATGGACTTAGTTATTCTGAAATAGTGGAAAGAGTATATATGGAAAAAGGCGTAAAAATTTCTAAGGCTACGGTTTTAAGATGGTGCAAGGAAAAGCATGAGCCTTTCAATAAAATCAAGCTTCTTGATTTAAGTCCTTCTCCAGCTTTGTCTTATATCTTGGGAGCTTATTTTGGAGATGTCACAATAGGCATTGGCCAAAAATACAAGTACAGAATTCGGCTGAAAGTTGTAGATAGGGAATTTACCGAGGCATTTGCTAAGGCACTTAAAGAGATAGGGGCTAATCCTCGAGTTGGTTATGAAAACGACTCTACAAGAGTTGGTAGATGGTATGTTGAAAGTACTACTAAATCTCTCTACATGTTTTTAAAATAGCCAAAAGATGCTTTGTTTGAAGTTGCAAAGGAATATCCCAGAGAGTTCCTTCGGGGTTTGTTTGACAGTGAGGGTTATGTCTATTTAGACCCAACTACTAAGAAAGTTTCTTATGTTTCGTTGCACAACTACGATTTAGAGCTATTAGAGTTCTCTAAAAGTCTCTTAGCTTTATTGGATATACACTCAAAAATAAGGGTTTCAAAGAAAGCTGGAAGCCCTGTTGTGATCAGAGGCAAACAATACTCCTACAAAAGTGACCTTTATGAGCTTAGGGTATATCGCGTAGAAAGTGTGAGACGTTTTGCCAAGGAAGTTGGATTTACAATACCAAGGAAACAAAATAAGCTTAGAGAATGGTTATCAATAAAGTTTAATGAACATTTATGAACATCAATGCACAAAAATGAGCATGGTAGCGGGGCGAGGATTTGAACCTCGGACCTCCGGGTTATGAGCCCGGCGGGCACTCCTAGCTGCCCCACCCCGCTGCTTGACCCGTTACTTATTAATAAGAAGCCGATTTATAAAATTTGCGGTTTCTTTGTAAGGTTGCATTTGCCTGATTATTTCCTTATGGAACTATATGAGAGAAGTTTTCTTAAATATTTGAGTGTTGGTAGGAGATGATGATAGAGTCGATAGCTTAGAAGAAAAGTTCCAAAAAATATTTAAATTTAAAGTCCTATTTTTTCCGAGGAATCATGTTCAGGAAAAAAAAGAACGCTAGAGGTATATCATGGGAATACATAAAGAAACGGCACTCTACTATAGTTAATGAACTAAAAAGTCTAAGTGGTTGGGATAACATAAAGGCTTCAGTAGTTGAAGCTGAGAGCCTTGGAGAGTATTCTCTTGTCTCGCTCTATGTCGCCACTGAGGTATATAGAGAAACAAGAAGTCAAATTGAGTATCTTTCTGAAAAAGTGGAGAGTATCAATTCTAGATTGGAATCCATTAGATCAGAAAATGCGGAAAAACTTAAGCAGGTGGAAAGGGATATAAAGGAGATAAAAGAAAAGCTGGAAGAGCTTGAAAAACGAACACTTTTCTTGGGCAGCATTGAAAAAATGATTCCTCGATTAACAGAACTAGAAGAAAAATTGGAAGCCTATCCTTCAGAGCTGATAACTAAATTGGAAAAAACATATGGACATAAAATAAATGAAGAGATAAATCAAATAGTACAAGAGAGGTTAAAGCTAATCGAAGAGGATTTAAAAAGAGGAATATTTGGAGTCAGCGTTGACTTAGCAGAAACACTTAAGGAGATTCAAGGTAAATATGAGAAGATTATACTAGAAAACTACACCTTG comes from Thermococcus litoralis DSM 5473 and encodes:
- a CDS encoding DUF2118 domain-containing protein; this translates as MEKLPQLFVEAEFEECFEGDEAKVDCIIIQDNIEIRLQKGQKLPEFIDVKKAKFLRKEIYDRFHFYVDKYEHKMLCDARIVLPDRRTEIRLYEGDELMLLPVEGFVSTIIAGVGNRVRKSDAFAAVTTKKGEVHYLKPPKNGVVVYIDEFTNRPHYIYYILPEE
- a CDS encoding carbohydrate kinase family protein, translated to MDLIVLGHVAIDHIIFPDKREIVLPGGAAAAVATSAALSGAKVGLVTKVGKDFPTEWLKNLERTLDIKGVHVLEGKTMHIYMIYHEDGSVDAPVEMGVAEKMGETEIPEDYLNAKIFHISPIPPEEQLKAIERLKGKRVTLDFNPTYMEEYKTKRDLMKEIVSKVEVVFPNEREAKTITGEEDIKKAAEKLHKWGAKIVVVTMGEKGVLLYNGKDFKKFNALPVDEIVDPTGAGDAFAGGFLAYYAREKNLEECIKQGLMRAREVLKKKGSWSI
- a CDS encoding DUF58 domain-containing protein encodes the protein MREFYPTGKALQLLLALWIGVLIAFFTLRWDMVYLLLPILWLFFIAVAFFKPRLDVEIKRILPHDRILEGEAVEVRLTVKSNERIPSLKLVDSTPEELEVIEGKNEFLLSLKKDEVRELSYKIRVRRGVHEFNWIYLSYQDPFGFFKRGKVVELYDELIGVPLIEDVITPYSTKGTKITVGPLPSPRIGEGVEFHAIREYQPGDPFKIINWKATAKMGKIMSNEYESERKVDVVIIVDAGYLGGRVIDYSVRAAASLMLDCLKNGTSFGLLLSESVPLWARVDYGKRHFFRCVDILSTARPDKNNLIAYQVEHLIRTRFPANAQIIYISPLVSEESRKALEMIYHYGYKIIVISPDPYSAIEPRSKEEELAVKMLDLKRKAYLRKLSAYALIIDWDTKKPLRSAIAEVIKL
- a CDS encoding LAGLIDADG family homing endonuclease, whose translation is MFEVAKEYPREFLRGLFDSEGYVYLDPTTKKVSYVSLHNYDLELLEFSKSLLALLDIHSKIRVSKKAGSPVVIRGKQYSYKSDLYELRVYRVESVRRFAKEVGFTIPRKQNKLREWLSIKFNEHL
- a CDS encoding AAA family ATPase; amino-acid sequence: MRVEEVYEKGNEILNEVGKAIVGKREVLKLMLATILADGHILIEDLPGLAKTLMAKSFASALGVKFKRVQFTPDLLPSDILGVSVFNQKTLEFEFKKGPVFTNILLADEVNRAPPKTQSALLEAMQERQVTIEGKTYQLEKPFVVIATQNPIEQEGTYPLPEAQLDRFLVRLRVGYPTKGEELEILKRRIERKKEEVDINQVTSAEEVVEMQRAVEDVYVSDAVLEYITEIVRATRENKKEIEVGASPRGSLALLKLSRAYAALEGRDYVIPDDVKKVAVPALSHRLILKRELWYTRVSQEIVMERMLEKIPVPKFE
- a CDS encoding DUF4129 domain-containing protein — translated: MRRRLMALYLLIILLMGAIVSSEAKIGEIKKGNQDYYLIGLFFAILIVLGGIILIQIFLTVGDPFAKKGPEYGVNWGIFLAIIIGSIILALPILYKVYKTPLPNMTANRSEGIYYVNQSYHVSFYERYFQNPFGGSSEGSVYLYVLFGVLVITLSYVAVRFYLDLRAARERRKLKEIVEQFDKKLEEEGIDFLGDPNEIVVKLYKNAVIWLRLLGIPYRESWTHWEHAEKVKYKHDAYVKLARLFEKAKYAPEKVTMEDAREAYELYMKIKGDVNEVEA